In a single window of the Shumkonia mesophila genome:
- a CDS encoding CpaF family protein → MLGQRQALAHLAPAPKARGGGALADWAPVTRLDAAAGNEASDSRTIERILDVATPLVEERIEDVAGFTMERSELADTMGRLVDEVVRGEGLFLEDHDRRDAITALLNGFLEKAAKRHPELRSIAPRRRGAASNRGSVLAAKETVQPILMARIDMAKASALARPELARQIGDMVGDILAEERTQLNQTEQRDLVTTLLNDMLGLGPLEPLLADEAVTDIMVNGPKQVYVERKGKLELSGVTFADDAHVMNIATRIVTQIGRRVDESTPLVDARLADGSRVNIIIPPLAIDGPTISIRKFSKKKITLDVMERQKNLSPAMGTVLKIASRCRLNILISGGTGSGKTTLLNAMSRMIDHGERIVTIEDAAELQLQQPHVVRLETRPPNLEGGGEITQRELVKNTLRMRPDRIILGEIRAGEALDMLQAMNTGHDGSMCTIHANRPREALTRLENMVAMAGVKLPNEAVRAQIAGAINLIVQIARMRDGVRRITQISEVVGMEGEMVTMQDLFTFEYEGEDTDGKLFGTFRPSGLRPHFLSRAQYFGLDRALLEAVAMGAEGR, encoded by the coding sequence ATGCTCGGACAGCGCCAAGCCCTGGCCCACCTCGCGCCGGCGCCCAAGGCCCGCGGCGGCGGCGCCCTGGCCGATTGGGCGCCCGTCACCCGGCTGGACGCCGCCGCCGGCAACGAGGCGTCCGACAGCCGGACCATCGAACGGATCCTCGACGTCGCGACCCCGCTGGTCGAAGAGCGCATCGAAGACGTCGCCGGCTTCACCATGGAGCGGTCCGAACTGGCCGACACCATGGGCCGCCTCGTCGACGAGGTGGTGCGCGGCGAGGGCCTGTTCCTCGAGGATCACGACCGCCGCGACGCCATCACCGCGCTTCTCAACGGTTTCCTGGAGAAGGCGGCGAAGCGCCACCCGGAACTGCGCTCGATCGCGCCGCGCCGGCGCGGCGCCGCCTCCAACCGCGGCAGCGTGCTCGCCGCCAAGGAAACGGTGCAGCCGATCCTCATGGCGCGCATCGACATGGCCAAGGCCTCGGCCTTGGCGCGCCCCGAACTGGCCCGCCAGATCGGCGACATGGTCGGTGACATCCTGGCCGAGGAACGCACGCAGCTCAACCAGACCGAACAGCGCGACCTGGTGACGACGCTGCTCAACGACATGCTGGGGCTGGGCCCGCTGGAGCCGCTGCTGGCCGACGAGGCGGTCACCGACATCATGGTCAACGGCCCCAAGCAGGTCTACGTCGAGCGCAAGGGCAAGCTGGAGCTTTCCGGCGTCACCTTCGCCGACGACGCCCATGTCATGAACATCGCGACGCGCATCGTCACCCAGATCGGCCGCCGGGTCGACGAATCGACGCCGCTGGTCGACGCCCGCCTGGCCGACGGCTCGCGCGTCAACATCATCATCCCGCCGCTCGCCATCGACGGCCCCACCATCTCGATCCGCAAGTTCTCCAAGAAGAAGATCACGCTCGACGTCATGGAGCGCCAGAAGAACCTGTCGCCGGCCATGGGCACCGTGCTCAAGATCGCCTCGCGCTGCCGCCTCAACATCCTGATTTCGGGCGGCACCGGCTCGGGCAAGACGACGCTGCTCAACGCCATGTCGCGCATGATCGACCACGGCGAGCGCATCGTCACCATCGAGGACGCCGCCGAATTGCAGCTTCAGCAGCCCCACGTGGTACGCCTGGAAACCCGGCCGCCGAACCTGGAAGGCGGCGGCGAGATCACCCAGCGCGAGCTGGTCAAGAACACGCTGCGCATGCGCCCCGACCGCATCATCCTGGGCGAAATCCGCGCCGGCGAGGCGCTGGACATGCTGCAGGCGATGAACACCGGCCACGACGGCTCGATGTGCACCATCCACGCCAACCGCCCGCGCGAGGCCTTGACCCGGCTGGAGAACATGGTCGCCATGGCCGGCGTCAAGCTGCCCAACGAGGCGGTGCGCGCCCAGATTGCCGGCGCCATCAACCTGATCGTCCAGATCGCGCGCATGCGCGACGGCGTCAGGCGCATCACCCAGATCTCCGAAGTGGTCGGCATGGAGGGCGAGATGGTCACCATGCAGGACCTGTTCACCTTCGAGTACGAGGGCGAGGATACCGACGGCAAGCTGTTCGGCACCTTCCGCCCGTCGGGCCTGCGGCCGCATTTCCTGTCGCGCGCCCAGTACTTCGGCCTCGACCGCGCCCTGTTGGAGGCGGTGGCCATGGGCGCGGAGGGCCGATGA
- a CDS encoding AAA family ATPase — MNAMSAAQPHSAAALRERDPFAAFVADEVTRAALMRIAAERGWPDSHVLRGGALEAVEILSRMPTPRLIVLDLSDSVDPVLDVTQMANVCEQETRLVALGRTNDIGLFRDLIELGVDDYLLKPISAELLAAAVDKVAKPAAQADGAPRLGRLICVTGARGGAGATSIAVNTAWLIANEQDKRVALVDFDLHFGTAALTLDVEPGKGFADALENPERIDGLFMERTMVRAGDNLFVLAADHALDRDCALGASAVNPLLARLRADFDCVVVDLPRRTALDVPEIVAAADAVVIATDLTLAGMRDALRLVDFVKTQKAGVDVRVVVNRVGQSKKAEMTAADFERSVEARLALSLPFDPAPAAKSARLGRPLAAVAPKCRFVAGLRGLARQLSGYQPAGKAPLWRRLMRRSA, encoded by the coding sequence ATGAACGCCATGTCCGCCGCCCAGCCCCACTCCGCCGCCGCCCTGCGTGAGCGCGATCCCTTTGCCGCCTTCGTCGCCGACGAGGTGACCCGCGCCGCCCTGATGCGCATCGCCGCCGAGCGGGGCTGGCCGGATTCCCACGTCCTGCGCGGCGGCGCCCTCGAAGCGGTGGAGATCCTGTCGCGCATGCCGACGCCGCGCCTCATCGTGCTCGATCTTTCCGACTCGGTGGACCCGGTCCTCGACGTCACCCAGATGGCCAACGTCTGCGAGCAGGAAACGCGGCTCGTCGCCCTGGGCCGGACCAACGACATCGGCCTTTTCCGCGACTTGATCGAACTCGGCGTCGACGACTACCTGCTGAAGCCGATCTCGGCCGAACTTCTTGCCGCCGCCGTCGACAAGGTGGCCAAGCCCGCCGCCCAGGCGGACGGCGCGCCGCGTCTCGGCCGCCTGATCTGCGTGACCGGCGCCCGGGGCGGGGCGGGGGCCACCTCGATCGCCGTCAACACGGCCTGGCTGATCGCCAACGAGCAGGACAAGCGGGTGGCCCTGGTCGATTTCGACCTGCACTTCGGCACCGCGGCCCTGACGCTCGATGTCGAGCCGGGCAAGGGCTTCGCCGACGCCTTGGAAAACCCCGAGCGCATCGACGGTCTTTTCATGGAACGCACCATGGTGCGCGCCGGCGACAACCTGTTCGTGCTGGCCGCCGACCATGCGCTGGATCGCGATTGCGCCCTTGGCGCCTCGGCGGTCAACCCGCTGCTGGCCCGCCTGCGGGCCGACTTCGACTGCGTCGTCGTCGACCTGCCGCGCCGCACCGCGCTCGATGTGCCGGAAATCGTCGCCGCCGCCGACGCCGTGGTGATCGCCACCGACCTGACCCTGGCCGGCATGCGCGACGCCCTGCGCCTGGTCGACTTCGTCAAGACGCAGAAGGCCGGCGTCGACGTCCGCGTGGTCGTCAACCGGGTCGGCCAGAGCAAGAAGGCCGAGATGACGGCCGCCGATTTCGAGCGCAGCGTCGAGGCCCGGCTTGCGCTCTCCCTGCCGTTCGATCCGGCCCCGGCCGCCAAGAGCGCCCGCCTGGGACGCCCGCTGGCGGCGGTGGCGCCGAAATGCCGCTTCGTCGCCGGGTTGCGCGGCCTCGCCCGCCAGTTGTCGGGTTATCAGCCGGCCGGCAAGGCGCCGCTGTGGCGCCGCCTGATGAGGCGGAGCGCCTGA
- a CDS encoding type II and III secretion system protein family protein translates to MRRSHHAARHTLIGGLLAVIAASLAIPPAGGAEIVAAAATTLQLEANRGRLVRLERAAATVFIANPDIADIQVKSPTLIYLLGKKAGQTTLFAVDAAEAVLANIEISVTHNLERLRRAVRDLHPEADIQVSSIDGAIVIDGIVASAAAAENVRRLTESFAGTPAAVINRLSVAAPSQVNLRVRVAEVSRDIDKQLGINWNAIGSIGGLSIGLVTANPFAANVTTQTLSLGASLGKNWDLNAVVDAMEGEGLVKVLAEPNLTALSGETASFLAGGEFPILVPDSDGRVTIQFKMFGVSLAFTPTLTGGERINLHVRPEVSQLSNTNSVTLGSFEVPSLVTRRAETTVELGSGQSFAIAGLLQNNVTHNINKFPGLGDIPVLGGLFRSDRFQREESELVILVTPYIVQPTAKAKLLAAPTDGFAPPDDKQRYLYGGTHRRNPQVGPARTVAPDGTTLIGPVGFQLD, encoded by the coding sequence ATGCGTCGATCCCACCACGCGGCCCGCCACACCCTCATCGGCGGCTTGCTGGCCGTCATCGCGGCAAGCCTGGCCATCCCGCCGGCCGGCGGCGCCGAGATCGTCGCCGCCGCCGCCACCACCCTTCAGCTCGAAGCCAACCGCGGCCGCCTGGTCCGCCTCGAGCGGGCGGCCGCCACGGTGTTCATCGCCAACCCCGACATCGCCGACATCCAGGTGAAGTCGCCGACCCTGATCTACCTGTTGGGCAAGAAGGCCGGCCAGACCACGCTGTTCGCGGTGGACGCCGCCGAGGCCGTGCTCGCCAACATCGAGATTTCGGTGACCCACAACCTGGAACGCCTGCGCAGGGCGGTGCGCGACCTGCACCCCGAGGCCGACATCCAGGTCAGCAGCATCGACGGCGCCATCGTCATCGACGGCATCGTCGCCTCGGCCGCCGCCGCCGAGAACGTGCGCCGCCTGACCGAAAGCTTCGCCGGCACGCCGGCGGCGGTGATCAACCGCCTGTCCGTCGCCGCCCCCAGCCAGGTCAACCTCAGGGTGCGGGTCGCCGAGGTGTCGCGCGACATCGACAAGCAGCTGGGCATCAACTGGAACGCCATCGGCTCCATCGGCGGCCTGTCCATCGGGCTGGTCACCGCCAACCCGTTCGCCGCCAACGTCACCACCCAGACGCTCAGCCTCGGCGCCAGCCTCGGCAAGAACTGGGACCTCAACGCCGTGGTCGACGCCATGGAAGGCGAGGGGCTGGTCAAGGTCCTGGCCGAGCCCAACCTGACGGCGCTTTCGGGAGAGACGGCAAGCTTCCTGGCCGGTGGCGAATTCCCCATCCTGGTCCCCGATTCCGACGGCCGCGTCACCATCCAGTTCAAGATGTTCGGCGTGTCCTTGGCTTTCACGCCCACGCTGACCGGCGGCGAGCGCATCAACCTGCACGTCCGGCCCGAGGTCAGCCAGCTTTCCAACACCAACTCGGTGACCCTCGGCAGCTTCGAGGTCCCGTCGCTGGTCACCCGCCGCGCCGAGACCACGGTCGAGTTGGGCAGCGGCCAGAGCTTCGCCATCGCCGGCCTGCTGCAAAACAACGTCACCCACAACATCAACAAGTTTCCCGGCCTCGGCGACATTCCGGTGCTGGGCGGCCTGTTCCGCTCCGACCGCTTCCAGCGCGAGGAAAGCGAACTGGTCATCCTGGTGACCCCCTACATCGTGCAGCCGACCGCCAAGGCCAAGCTGCTGGCGGCCCCCACCGACGGCTTCGCGCCCCCCGACGACAAGCAACGCTACCTTTACGGCGGCACCCACCGGCGCAACCCGCAGGTCGGGCCGGCCCGCACCGTGGCCCCCGACGGCACGACGCTGATCGGCCCCGTCGGCTTCCAGTTGGACTGA
- a CDS encoding TadE/TadG family type IV pilus assembly protein, which translates to MRVLGRAALAGLARLGRRLAAERSGAIAVLLALAVVPLVGFIGIGTDTARAFMVKSRLSTALDAAGLAGGKAFFLTTREADMTMFFNANFPAGYMGSTVSGPTVVITGAAGTTQVIQLTASATVPTAFMRLFGYDDITVSASAEVTRQQTLLDVVLSIDMSGSMTSSTGGTTRIAAARTAATTLVNILFGANATNPLLKIGLVPWNSKVNVMVEGQIYHPTSTLPQSVAPFTNPVTNAGQSTVYYADNTPVPLLSSPPADWQGCVYSRFIDDEDPATDADIFDGPTETAGAEWPAWQPIGPEGEPVSGSARCTSAIGYNECGACLDYGITPLQNDKQPILTAIGNLLSPAGNTNIPQGLGWAWRVLTPDAPFTQADPNPPFRREQAIVLLTDGENVGGSGDGYKGVFGTGSTARPDMDARLRLLAANIKASGVILYVIQFANSGSTLQTLLKQVASGPDAPYYHNAPDAAALNAAFHEIANNLSELRLSK; encoded by the coding sequence ATGCGGGTCCTGGGCAGGGCGGCCCTCGCCGGCTTGGCGCGGCTCGGCCGGCGGCTCGCTGCCGAGCGGAGCGGCGCCATCGCCGTTCTCCTGGCGCTCGCCGTCGTGCCGCTGGTCGGCTTTATCGGCATCGGCACCGATACCGCGCGAGCCTTCATGGTGAAGTCTCGCCTGTCCACGGCGCTCGACGCCGCAGGCTTGGCCGGCGGCAAGGCCTTCTTCCTGACCACCCGCGAAGCCGACATGACGATGTTCTTCAACGCCAACTTCCCGGCCGGCTACATGGGCTCGACGGTAAGCGGCCCCACGGTCGTCATCACCGGCGCCGCCGGAACGACCCAGGTCATTCAACTGACGGCCTCGGCGACGGTGCCCACCGCCTTCATGCGCCTGTTCGGCTACGACGACATCACGGTATCGGCCAGCGCCGAGGTCACGCGCCAGCAGACCCTGCTCGACGTCGTCCTTTCCATCGACATGTCGGGATCGATGACGTCCTCGACCGGCGGCACCACCCGCATCGCCGCCGCGCGCACCGCCGCCACCACGCTGGTCAACATCCTGTTCGGCGCCAACGCCACCAACCCGCTGCTGAAAATCGGCCTGGTGCCGTGGAACAGCAAAGTCAACGTCATGGTCGAGGGGCAGATCTATCATCCCACCTCGACCCTGCCCCAATCGGTGGCGCCGTTCACCAACCCGGTGACGAATGCGGGGCAGAGCACGGTCTATTACGCCGACAACACGCCGGTGCCGCTGCTGTCGTCGCCGCCCGCCGACTGGCAGGGCTGCGTCTATTCGCGCTTCATCGACGACGAGGACCCGGCGACCGATGCCGACATCTTCGACGGCCCGACCGAGACGGCGGGCGCCGAGTGGCCGGCCTGGCAGCCGATCGGACCCGAGGGCGAGCCGGTTTCCGGCTCGGCCCGCTGCACGTCGGCGATCGGCTATAACGAATGCGGCGCCTGCCTGGACTATGGCATTACGCCGCTGCAAAACGACAAGCAGCCGATCCTGACTGCCATCGGCAACCTGCTGTCGCCGGCCGGCAACACCAACATCCCGCAAGGCCTGGGCTGGGCGTGGCGGGTGCTGACGCCGGATGCGCCCTTCACCCAGGCCGATCCCAACCCGCCCTTCCGCCGCGAGCAGGCCATCGTGCTTCTGACCGACGGCGAGAACGTCGGCGGTTCGGGCGACGGCTATAAGGGCGTGTTCGGCACCGGCAGCACGGCCCGGCCCGACATGGACGCCCGCCTGCGGCTGCTGGCCGCCAACATCAAGGCCAGCGGCGTCATCCTCTACGTCATCCAGTTCGCCAACAGCGGCTCCACCCTGCAAACCCTGCTCAAGCAGGTGGCGAGCGGTCCCGACGCCCCCTACTACCACAACGCCCCGGACGCCGCCGCGCTCAACGCCGCCTTTCACGAGATCGCCAACAACCTCTCGGAATTGCGGCTTTCCAAGTAA
- a CDS encoding TadE/TadG family type IV pilus assembly protein: MIRRILNALARDRRGSILVETAMAVPVLALLLLGGVEITRFVLLNQKLERTSATMADLVSRSVRVFAADLPDLFTAAGFTFEPFDLAGDGRVIVSSIYKTSGTPPRIVWQRAYGAGSGASAFGVQGAYAVLPAGFVVRDGENVIVSEAFFDFVPLFAGDLVGVLETRTLTTYSVMRPRFGPLTALY, translated from the coding sequence ATGATCCGCCGCATCCTCAACGCCCTTGCCCGGGACCGCCGCGGCTCCATCCTGGTGGAAACCGCGATGGCGGTGCCGGTGCTGGCCCTTCTGCTGCTGGGCGGCGTCGAGATCACGCGCTTCGTCCTGCTCAACCAGAAGCTGGAGCGCACGTCGGCCACCATGGCCGACCTGGTGTCGCGTTCCGTAAGGGTCTTCGCGGCCGACCTGCCCGACCTCTTCACCGCCGCCGGCTTCACCTTCGAGCCCTTCGACCTGGCCGGCGACGGCCGCGTCATCGTTTCCTCGATCTACAAGACCAGCGGCACGCCGCCCCGCATCGTCTGGCAGCGCGCCTATGGCGCCGGCAGCGGCGCCAGCGCGTTCGGGGTGCAGGGCGCCTATGCCGTCCTGCCGGCCGGCTTCGTGGTGCGCGACGGCGAGAACGTCATCGTCAGCGAAGCCTTCTTCGATTTCGTGCCGCTGTTCGCCGGCGACTTGGTCGGGGTCCTGGAGACCAGGACCCTTACGACGTATTCCGTCATGCGGCCGCGCTTCGGGCCGCTGACCGCCCTCTACTGA
- a CDS encoding fumarylacetoacetate hydrolase family protein, which translates to MKLLRYGPKGAEKPGLLDDDGRIRDLSNQVADIDGSVLAPERLAALGKLDAKTLPLVEGSPRMGPPVAGIGKIIAIGLNYSDHAKESGMELPKEPVMFTKAVTAINGPNDPVIMPKGATKTDWEVELAFVIGRKAQYVEEGHALDYVAGYAVMNDVSERAFQLERGGQWVKGKSFDTSAPFGPWLVTKDEVGNPQKLNLWLEVNGVRRQTGNTATMIFGVAHIVSYVSHFMTLLPGDVITTGTPPGVGLGFKPPVFLAAGDVMRLGVEGLGEQRQEVKAWKA; encoded by the coding sequence ATGAAACTGCTGCGTTACGGGCCGAAGGGCGCCGAGAAACCCGGCCTGCTGGACGACGACGGGCGCATCCGCGACCTCTCCAACCAGGTCGCCGACATCGACGGCTCGGTGCTGGCCCCCGAGCGTCTGGCGGCGCTGGGCAAGCTCGACGCCAAGACCCTGCCGCTGGTCGAAGGCTCGCCCCGCATGGGCCCGCCGGTCGCCGGCATTGGCAAGATCATCGCCATCGGGCTCAACTATTCCGACCACGCCAAGGAATCGGGAATGGAGCTGCCGAAGGAGCCGGTGATGTTCACCAAGGCGGTGACGGCGATCAACGGCCCCAACGACCCGGTGATCATGCCCAAGGGCGCGACCAAGACCGACTGGGAGGTCGAGCTGGCCTTCGTGATCGGCCGCAAGGCCCAGTATGTCGAGGAAGGCCACGCCCTGGATTACGTCGCCGGCTATGCGGTGATGAACGACGTCTCGGAGCGCGCCTTCCAGCTGGAACGCGGCGGCCAGTGGGTGAAGGGCAAGAGCTTCGACACCTCGGCGCCATTCGGCCCCTGGCTGGTGACCAAGGACGAGGTCGGCAATCCGCAGAAGCTCAACCTGTGGCTCGAGGTCAACGGCGTGCGCCGCCAGACCGGCAACACCGCGACGATGATCTTCGGGGTGGCCCACATCGTCAGCTACGTCAGCCATTTCATGACCCTGCTGCCGGGCGACGTCATCACCACCGGCACGCCGCCCGGCGTCGGCCTCGGCTTCAAGCCGCCGGTCTTCCTCGCCGCCGGCGATGTCATGCGCCTGGGCGTCGAGGGGCTGGGCGAGCAGCGCCAGGAGGTCAAGGCCTGGAAGGCCTGA
- a CDS encoding A24 family peptidase has product MLSIPSLPHAILLGLIGLLIWAVICDFTSLRIPNRLPLAVALLFAAYATAAPGAVDWLGGLLMAMIVFVVATVLFHFRVMGGGDVKLMAALALWAGPQGILGFLVITSLVGGLLALIAITPLRFVFAEAVAALGGAKAVRGAFRGVIPYGIAIAAGGLFVASSLMGA; this is encoded by the coding sequence ATGCTTTCGATCCCCAGCCTTCCCCACGCGATTCTTCTTGGACTGATCGGCCTTTTGATCTGGGCCGTGATCTGCGATTTCACGTCGCTGCGCATTCCCAATCGCCTGCCGCTCGCCGTCGCCCTGCTGTTCGCCGCCTATGCGACGGCCGCCCCCGGCGCCGTCGACTGGCTGGGCGGCCTGCTGATGGCGATGATCGTCTTCGTCGTCGCCACCGTGCTGTTCCATTTCCGGGTCATGGGCGGCGGCGACGTCAAGCTGATGGCGGCGCTCGCCCTGTGGGCCGGGCCGCAAGGCATCCTCGGGTTCCTGGTGATCACCAGCCTGGTCGGTGGCCTGCTGGCCCTCATCGCCATCACGCCGCTGCGCTTCGTGTTCGCCGAGGCGGTCGCCGCCCTGGGCGGTGCCAAGGCGGTTCGCGGCGCCTTCCGGGGCGTCATCCCCTATGGCATCGCCATCGCCGCCGGCGGCCTGTTCGTCGCCTCTTCCCTGATGGGAGCTTGA
- the cpaB gene encoding Flp pilus assembly protein CpaB — MSARTLLLILLALVTATFTAFYARSWMQAQRAAILASGAQPAAVQAAPAALVLVTNKALPAGSFLKAEHLKWQAWPEDGVIDSYAVKGQREEKDFVGAVVRTAIAVGEPLTDSRVVHPGDRGFLAAVLEPGKRAISVPVNATTGISGFIFPGDWVDVILTVRFRVVEDGEAKGEPRYFSETLLTDVRVLGVDQAVENTKGEAAVAKTATLEVDPKQAEKIAIGLEMGGLSLSLHSLAREQDPFSQIARAIGADAVETAPDRSYTMDYDVYYMREDFLAARGTKQAKPKVTVLRGSKAEAAAF; from the coding sequence ATGAGCGCGCGCACCCTTCTTCTGATCCTGCTGGCCCTCGTCACCGCCACCTTCACCGCCTTTTACGCCCGCAGCTGGATGCAGGCCCAGCGGGCCGCCATCCTGGCCTCGGGCGCGCAGCCGGCGGCCGTGCAGGCGGCCCCCGCCGCCCTGGTGCTGGTCACCAACAAGGCGCTGCCGGCCGGCAGCTTTCTCAAGGCCGAGCACCTGAAATGGCAGGCGTGGCCGGAAGACGGCGTCATCGACAGCTATGCCGTCAAGGGCCAGCGCGAGGAGAAGGACTTCGTCGGCGCCGTGGTCCGTACGGCCATCGCCGTCGGCGAGCCGCTGACCGACTCCCGCGTCGTCCATCCCGGCGACCGCGGTTTCCTGGCCGCCGTGCTGGAGCCGGGCAAGCGCGCCATCTCGGTGCCGGTCAACGCCACCACCGGTATCTCCGGCTTCATCTTCCCCGGCGATTGGGTGGACGTCATCCTGACCGTGCGTTTCCGCGTGGTGGAGGATGGCGAGGCCAAGGGCGAGCCTCGCTATTTCAGCGAAACCCTGCTGACCGATGTACGGGTACTGGGCGTCGACCAGGCCGTCGAGAACACCAAGGGCGAGGCTGCCGTCGCCAAGACGGCGACGCTGGAGGTCGACCCCAAGCAGGCCGAGAAGATCGCCATCGGCCTGGAAATGGGCGGCCTTTCGCTCAGCCTGCACAGCCTGGCCCGCGAACAGGACCCGTTCTCGCAGATCGCCCGCGCCATCGGCGCCGACGCCGTCGAGACCGCGCCGGACCGCAGCTACACCATGGACTACGACGTCTACTACATGCGCGAGGATTTCCTCGCGGCCCGCGGCACGAAGCAGGCCAAACCGAAGGTCACCGTGCTGCGCGGCAGCAAGGCCGAAGCGGCGGCGTTCTAG
- a CDS encoding TadE/TadG family type IV pilus assembly protein, with the protein MNPSGRPMITRFPASPRLRPAGVLARLGGARDGATAVEFAFAFPMIAMMVVAIMEFGMIMFVGVLMESGLRDASRYGITGYVETGLTRMERIVQIVGEHTLGLVDMAKVDFDVLVYPSFGNVGGEDFVDGNGNGKYDSGETFTDQNGNGAWDSDIGTPGPGNPGQVVVYRLEYAWPLMTPFASTFIGTDGTFPIKASLAVRNE; encoded by the coding sequence ATGAACCCCAGTGGCCGCCCGATGATCACCCGCTTCCCAGCCAGCCCACGGCTTCGCCCGGCCGGCGTTCTCGCCCGCCTGGGCGGCGCGCGGGACGGAGCAACCGCGGTGGAGTTCGCCTTCGCCTTTCCGATGATCGCCATGATGGTCGTCGCCATCATGGAATTCGGCATGATCATGTTCGTCGGCGTCCTCATGGAAAGCGGCCTGCGCGACGCCTCGCGCTATGGCATCACCGGTTATGTGGAAACCGGCCTCACCCGGATGGAACGCATCGTCCAGATCGTCGGCGAGCACACGCTGGGCCTGGTCGACATGGCCAAGGTCGACTTCGACGTCCTGGTCTATCCCAGCTTCGGCAACGTCGGCGGCGAGGACTTCGTCGACGGCAACGGCAACGGGAAATACGACTCGGGCGAAACCTTCACCGATCAGAACGGCAACGGCGCCTGGGATTCCGACATCGGCACGCCCGGCCCCGGCAATCCCGGCCAAGTGGTGGTCTATCGCCTCGAATACGCCTGGCCGCTGATGACGCCGTTCGCCTCCACCTTCATCGGCACCGACGGCACTTTCCCGATCAAGGCCTCGCTGGCCGTGCGCAACGAGTAG
- a CDS encoding CpaD family pilus assembly lipoprotein, with protein sequence MTPRTPLFRPLLTALGVASALALTGGCEATFYEDWSAIPAAKEAKVAPVRYAHAIRFAPESARLEGLERDRLDEFLARVQAGPADTVLVTGAGGGPLAGRRLETVSAYLVHLAMRPRTAGEGAQAAGPDAVSVAVERYTVTLPACPDWSDRPGRSWNNTVSRNWGCATATNLGLMVAEPGDLATGRDPGPTDGAFATLAIQRYRAGKTRPLDSEGGGSSETSGSGGGTTGGGAGQ encoded by the coding sequence TTGACCCCCCGGACCCCGCTTTTCCGCCCCCTGCTGACCGCCCTCGGCGTCGCCTCGGCCCTGGCCCTGACCGGCGGCTGCGAGGCCACCTTCTACGAGGACTGGTCCGCCATCCCGGCCGCGAAGGAGGCCAAGGTGGCCCCCGTGCGCTATGCCCACGCCATCCGCTTCGCGCCCGAATCGGCGCGCCTGGAAGGGCTCGAACGCGACCGCCTGGACGAATTCCTGGCCCGCGTGCAGGCCGGCCCGGCCGACACCGTGCTGGTCACCGGGGCCGGCGGCGGTCCGTTGGCCGGCCGCCGGCTAGAGACGGTGTCGGCCTATCTGGTCCATCTGGCAATGCGGCCGCGCACCGCCGGCGAGGGCGCGCAGGCCGCCGGGCCGGACGCGGTGTCGGTCGCCGTCGAGCGCTACACCGTCACCCTGCCGGCCTGCCCGGACTGGAGCGACAGGCCCGGCCGCTCCTGGAACAACACGGTCAGCCGCAACTGGGGATGCGCCACCGCCACCAACCTGGGGCTGATGGTGGCCGAACCCGGCGATCTGGCCACCGGCCGCGATCCCGGCCCGACGGACGGTGCGTTCGCCACGCTGGCCATTCAGCGCTACCGGGCCGGCAAGACGCGGCCGCTGGACTCGGAAGGCGGCGGCTCCAGCGAAACCAGCGGTTCCGGCGGTGGGACGACGGGCGGCGGAGCCGGCCAATGA
- a CDS encoding Flp family type IVb pilin encodes MFTTLCNVLNDESGATAIEYGLIAALVSVAALGAFTAMGDSLDGIFRFVSKTLDDAKTAATTSGT; translated from the coding sequence ATGTTCACCACCCTGTGCAACGTCCTCAACGACGAATCGGGTGCCACCGCCATTGAATACGGCCTGATCGCCGCTCTGGTGTCGGTTGCCGCCCTGGGCGCTTTCACGGCGATGGGCGATTCCCTGGATGGAATCTTCCGGTTCGTGTCGAAGACTCTGGACGACGCCAAGACCGCCGCCACAACCTCCGGCACCTGA